A single region of the Rhipicephalus microplus isolate Deutch F79 chromosome 10, USDA_Rmic, whole genome shotgun sequence genome encodes:
- the AMPKalpha gene encoding AMP-activated protein kinase alpha subunit isoform X1 has translation MADKSQPQGQPLVKIGHYILGETLGVGTFGKVKTACHQLTGHKVAVKILNRQKIKNLDVVGKIRREIQNLKLFRHPHIIKLYQVISTPTDIFMIMEYVSGGELFDYIVKHGKLKESDARRFFQQIISGVAYCHRHMVVHRDLKPENLLLDQNLNVKIADFGLSNMMMDGEFLRTSCGSPNYAAPEVISGKLYAGPEVDIWSCGVILYALLCGTLPFDDEHVPTLFRKIKSGIFPIPDYLNKSVVSLLIHCLQVDPMKRATMEDIKNHEWFKKDLPAYLFPLPNDNDASIIDMDAVKVVCEKFGVQEKELHSALLSGNPHDQLAIAYNLVVDNKRIEDETAKLEIKDFYLASSPPPTAALLDQSPQRPHPERLGSRQRMLSGGNGADRKGTPMKRAKWHLGIRSQSKPHDIMNEVYRAMKALDFEWKVVNPFHVRARRKNPTKGRPVKMSLQLYQVEYKSFLLDFKSLPANEEAVPQDPSVAETSYNQIHNTMEFFEMCAALITQLAR, from the exons ATGGCGGACAAATCGCAACCTCAAGGGCAGCCGCTCGTCAAAATAGGACACTATATCTTGGGAGAAACGCTCGGAGTCGGCACGTTTGGCAAGGTTAAAA CGGCATGTCACCAGTTGACCGGACACAAGGTGGCTGTGAAAATTCTCAACCGACAGAAGATCAAGAATCTCGATGTCGTCGGAAAGATCAGACGTGAAATACAAAACCTCAAGCTCTTTAGGCACCCGCACATCATAAAGTT GTATCAAGTTATCAGTACCCCTACTGACATCTTCATGATCATGGAATATGTGTCTGGAGGTGAACTTTTTGATTACATTGTCAAACATGGAAAG CTCAAAGAGTCAGATGCACGTCGGTTCTTCCAACAAATAATCTCAGGCGTGGCATACTGTCACCGTCACATGGTCGTGCACCGCGACTTGAAGCCTGAAAACCTTCTCCTCGACCAAAATCTCAATGTCAAGATAGCAGATTTCG GGCTCTCCAACATGATGATGGACGGTGAATTTCTGAGAACGAGCTGTGGATCCCCAAATTATGCTGCACCTGAAGTTATATCTGGAAA GCTCTATGCAGGGCCCGAAGTTGACATTTGGAGCTGTGGTGTCATACTCTATGCTCTTCTCTGTGGAACG CTTCCATTCGATGATGAGCATGTCCCAACATTGTTCCGCAAAATCAAAT CTGGCATCTTCCCTATTCCGGATTACCTCAACAAATCGGTTGTCAGCCTTCTTATCCATTGCCTGCAAGTGGATCCTATGAAGCGAGCAACCATGGAGGACATCAA aaaccatGAGTGGTTCAAGAAGGATTTGCCTGCCTACCTTTTCCCACTACCCAATGACAACGATGCTTCTATAATTGACATGGATGCTGTGAAGGTTGTTTGTGAg AAGTTTGGGGTGCAAGAGAAAGAGCTGCACAGTGCGCTGCTGAGTGGCAACCCACACGACCAGTTGGCCATTGCTTACAACCTGGTGGTGGACAACAAACGCATCGAGGACGAGACGGCCAAGCTGGAGATCAAGGACTTCTACCTGGCTTCCAGCCCACCGCCCACGGCAGCCCTGCTTGAT CAAAGCCCACAGAGGCCACATCCAGAGCGGTTGGGGAGCCGACAAAGGATGCTCAGCGGAGGCAATGGAGCGGATCGCAAAGGCACCCCAATGAAGAGGGCAAAGTGGCATCTAG GCATTCGATCACAGAGCAAGCCACACGACATCATGAACGAAGTCTACCGAGCCATGAAGGCTCTCGATTTC GAGTGGAAAGTGGTTAACCCATTTCATGTTCGTGCTCGTCGAAAAAACCCCACTAAAGGGCGCCCG GTGAAGATGAGCCTGCAGCTGTATCAGGTGGAGTACAAGAGCTTTCTCCTGGATTTTAAGTCCCTTCCTGCCAATGAAGAGGCTGTGCCACAAGACCCAA GCGTTGCTGAGACAAGCTACAACCAGATCCACAACACGATGGAGTTCTTCGAAATGTGCGCCGCACTCATCACTCAACTGGCACGCTGA
- the AMPKalpha gene encoding AMP-activated protein kinase alpha subunit isoform X2, whose product MCLELKESDARRFFQQIISGVAYCHRHMVVHRDLKPENLLLDQNLNVKIADFGLSNMMMDGEFLRTSCGSPNYAAPEVISGKLYAGPEVDIWSCGVILYALLCGTLPFDDEHVPTLFRKIKSGIFPIPDYLNKSVVSLLIHCLQVDPMKRATMEDIKNHEWFKKDLPAYLFPLPNDNDASIIDMDAVKVVCEKFGVQEKELHSALLSGNPHDQLAIAYNLVVDNKRIEDETAKLEIKDFYLASSPPPTAALLDQSPQRPHPERLGSRQRMLSGGNGADRKGTPMKRAKWHLGIRSQSKPHDIMNEVYRAMKALDFEWKVVNPFHVRARRKNPTKGRPVKMSLQLYQVEYKSFLLDFKSLPANEEAVPQDPSVAETSYNQIHNTMEFFEMCAALITQLAR is encoded by the exons ATGTGTCTGGAG CTCAAAGAGTCAGATGCACGTCGGTTCTTCCAACAAATAATCTCAGGCGTGGCATACTGTCACCGTCACATGGTCGTGCACCGCGACTTGAAGCCTGAAAACCTTCTCCTCGACCAAAATCTCAATGTCAAGATAGCAGATTTCG GGCTCTCCAACATGATGATGGACGGTGAATTTCTGAGAACGAGCTGTGGATCCCCAAATTATGCTGCACCTGAAGTTATATCTGGAAA GCTCTATGCAGGGCCCGAAGTTGACATTTGGAGCTGTGGTGTCATACTCTATGCTCTTCTCTGTGGAACG CTTCCATTCGATGATGAGCATGTCCCAACATTGTTCCGCAAAATCAAAT CTGGCATCTTCCCTATTCCGGATTACCTCAACAAATCGGTTGTCAGCCTTCTTATCCATTGCCTGCAAGTGGATCCTATGAAGCGAGCAACCATGGAGGACATCAA aaaccatGAGTGGTTCAAGAAGGATTTGCCTGCCTACCTTTTCCCACTACCCAATGACAACGATGCTTCTATAATTGACATGGATGCTGTGAAGGTTGTTTGTGAg AAGTTTGGGGTGCAAGAGAAAGAGCTGCACAGTGCGCTGCTGAGTGGCAACCCACACGACCAGTTGGCCATTGCTTACAACCTGGTGGTGGACAACAAACGCATCGAGGACGAGACGGCCAAGCTGGAGATCAAGGACTTCTACCTGGCTTCCAGCCCACCGCCCACGGCAGCCCTGCTTGAT CAAAGCCCACAGAGGCCACATCCAGAGCGGTTGGGGAGCCGACAAAGGATGCTCAGCGGAGGCAATGGAGCGGATCGCAAAGGCACCCCAATGAAGAGGGCAAAGTGGCATCTAG GCATTCGATCACAGAGCAAGCCACACGACATCATGAACGAAGTCTACCGAGCCATGAAGGCTCTCGATTTC GAGTGGAAAGTGGTTAACCCATTTCATGTTCGTGCTCGTCGAAAAAACCCCACTAAAGGGCGCCCG GTGAAGATGAGCCTGCAGCTGTATCAGGTGGAGTACAAGAGCTTTCTCCTGGATTTTAAGTCCCTTCCTGCCAATGAAGAGGCTGTGCCACAAGACCCAA GCGTTGCTGAGACAAGCTACAACCAGATCCACAACACGATGGAGTTCTTCGAAATGTGCGCCGCACTCATCACTCAACTGGCACGCTGA
- the LOC119180772 gene encoding armadillo repeat-containing protein 7, producing MTRYDPKERFRYLKELVTEFNTSCSNEAKEQVLANLANFAYDPINYDHLKRLNIVSLFMDQLDSANDNLREFAIGGICNLTSDQDFRTEVLKPDNLNKLISCLSTSQEETVLSAITTLISLGLSGCQSDITTASVIDCMVRYSESPNTRLSNLAKLFLEDICSPEQINSVANAASAAVP from the exons ATGACCCGGTACGACCCTAAAGAACGGTTCAGGTACCTCAAGGAGTTGGTGACGGAGTTCAACACTAGCTGCTCCAACG AGGCGAAAGAGCAGGTTCTGGCCAACTTGGCTAACTTTGCCTACGACCCGATCAACTACGACCATCTCAAACGCCTGAACATTGTCAGCTTATTTATGG ATCAGTTGGACAGTGCCAATGATAACCTGAGAGAGTTTGCCATTGGCGGCATCTGCAACCTCACTTCGG ACCAGGACTTCCGTACAGAGGTCCTAAAGCCCGACAACCTCAACAAGCTGATCAGCTGCCTATCAACATCGCAGGAAGAGACAGTGTTATCTGCAATAACAACACTTATTTCTCTGGGACTGTCCGGTTGCCAGTCAG ATATCACAACAGCATCTGTGATCGACTGCATGGTGCGGTATTCAGAATCTCCGAACACGAGGCTCAGCAACCTCGCCAAGCTTTTCCTCGAAGATATCTGCAGCCCAGAACAGATCAACAGTGTCGCGaatgctgcttctgctgctgttCCATAG